ttatacaaagTATATTATTACTCCGCTCGTCTATCTGGAGATGTGTGTAGTTCATCACGTGTGTTCAGACTATGAATTCTGGACTCTAATACTTAATGACCCATCAACACAAGGGGCAGCTGCAGAAATGGATGGTTTGacatattaataaaacagcTACACGTCCTAAATGAGAATTAATGATCAATGAGAAAACCATACAAAACAATAACgcaaaattcaatttaaaaaagtgaaacacGCAAATATGGAATTCAGTTGACAGTACTTCACGattcaaactaaaaaataaagaaagccAAAGACTGCAGCGATTTCTACCacacatgcaaataaataaacaataaataaacagcagagGTGTCTTAAAGCTTGGTTCATTCTTGCAAAAATGAAGCAACAAAAGCGCTTTATTATGCAGAAAACCTCCAGAAGACCTGCGATTATTCCACTTTATATAAAGTTGTAAATCAAATTCCTCCAGCGTTTAACTATCTGTTTTTAAGAGCCAACATAATCACTCTAGCATGACATGatgctgattattattatttttactttgagtaaaaagtaatataacagtgtatatatatatatatataagtttcaCAAAGCGTTCTGACTGAGCTTTTTTTAAGGTGCTATATTTTTCTAAGCATTCTTAGAAATATCATTCTTGTTATCCTTCATATATCTCATGCAGATTGAAAATTCCCAGAGCTGATTACATTCTTACAGTAAAAAGCcacaaaataatagaaaaaacaGTGTCTCGCAAACTAGATATGGTGTAAAACTGTAATTACAACCCATAAACTGCAAAGTTACCCATTAAATCGCTCCAACAGTGTTTAGAAATACTCTGAAAATCTGTACTCTGAAATATCTACCACTAGTGTTAAGGGCACATGTTAAGACTTCAGTCTAAATGTATTTGAGTTCTGTACGCAGCTATATGTGGCAGAAAATTGCTTGTTTTTGGCTTTCGCAACAAGACAAAATTGATGTTTTTGACTCTGTACGTGATTTTGTCAAGTCACTTTCAACCCAGCGCTGAGATGTAGAGcaaaaaatgaagacaaaaaagcCATTTCTGAGATAAACCCCTTTGCCAAAGAttttacaacagcaacaacaacaacaaaaacatcttgtcatctgtaatgttttctttttttaatagttttcctCTTGAAAAAGCAATTAACTAACAAATTTGCATTGAAGTCATTTTTTTAGGGGTTAAGTAACACCGTGTCCTAACCAGATGTGTGAAAATACTGCGCGAAGCCACAATAGCCAATCAGAGCGTTTGATGTGTGATATACAGCTATCTGGACCAATGAGAACTCACTGTGGGCGGAGCTACCAACTGCAAAGCTTTTCAATCGTTTTTCTTCTTAAAAACGGATAGATATCTAACAAACCACACTTAAGTAGCGTTTAAGTTCCAAATATGGAGTAATTTCTCTGTCTAAAAATAGAAAAAGCGGCAAAAACCACAGCTAACCTGAACATATTTGATATGCAGCTAGAGAGAGATTGCGATATCGATTGGCTTGTATGTGACCGGTTAGGACGCAGTGTTACAGAAACACTGTTGACTTTAGTTCTAGTGTGTGTGAGATGGTTTCCGCATGCAAGGTTTTTGTACAGAGTAAAGTACGCGTGCACAGGAGTGCGTCTTAAAACCATTTCCTTTTCCTCGCTAACGCTGACGTTTCGAAAGGAGAGGCTTTGGTCATGGCACAACTGCATGATTAAGGAATGACGGAAAGGAGAAAAAAGAAGACAGGAAAGAcagaatgaaagataaaaaggagAGAGAATAAAAAAGAGATGAGAAAGAATGGAGTGTGCTAGCATTTTTGGGTTGCTTTCCCTTTCCAAGGTGTCGTACGTCTTCTGTGCCTGTAGAAACGGGAAAGAGGTTTAAATACATTCTGACACATTCATAATTTAATTGTcgtttattgatttattaattatatttgaattataTAATTGGTTATACATGTatactttttcctttttctacatctgtatttatttatttatatatatatatatatatatatatacttgccTGTTCATAATGGGAACAGCAAATTAATTATGCTGCCTTCTAAGAAAACACGTACTGAGactattttattcaatatttcaattttatttaatactttatcCGACACGCTAACCCTGAGAGTGGATTCTCTTGTGAGCTATTTGTGTATCATGATGAGTTGCAGTCCATTTCAAACGAGACAGTATGCTACGGTTAAAGCTAGTCAGTAGCTCACCTTTTTAACggactctgtctgtgtgtgtgtgtgtgtgtgtctcacctGTGCACACGCCGCTACACCATCTCGTACTGATTGGCAGTGATGAATCGTGACAGACAGCAGGCCAACAGCATCCCGATCAGCTGTAAAACACACGCATGTGGCCGTTACCATGGTAAAGCTGTTTTCCAGGGCTTTTTTTGCTCCCTCTCCCAACGTAATagctaattaaattaaattgcgATAGTCGTTATCGCCGGCTGCTCTCCCGGGTTTACGGTTCGCTCTCTCTGCACGCACCAAATTCTAGTTATAATCATAATGAATGTTTACTGATTCGCGTTTAACCGAGCCAAAAGAATTCCACGTGCGCGGCAGAAGATTAGACGTATTAGCGGGGCCGCGTCTCTAAGAGATGTCATTGATTCGGGCCGCCTGTGTGCTCACAGATAACGTTTACAGTTCAATTAGCATCGCGTGTGCGCAGCGGAGGGGTCGAGGTGTTCCTGTGCGGCCCTTTGGACCCATTAGTACGGATGGAGCGATATCTGCATAATGGTCCCGAGGCGGAAGCGTGAGTGACAGAGCGCCTGATTGCGTTTGAAGCGGCACGTTCGCTAGCAAACCCCAGCTGCGCCACACACTCGGCTCCCGCGCCTGTGTCTATGTGTGTTTACTAAATGAGGGCTGGGAAAACACAGACAGCCCGGGGTCGGCGTTCACGGCGGGGTTGTCATGGCAGCGCGGCTCTCGCTCGAGCTTTTAGACGCGCCGTTACCCAGTGACTCATTTCGACGGCGCGAACCACTCCACCTGTGCGAGACAACAGCAGCCAGCTGTTCAGCTCGCTTCAGCGGTAAACAGAAAACAGATTGGAGTAAATATTAGCTCGCAAACGATCGCCTCGGACGCGATTATGACGTCTCAGGGAGAGGAAAAACGTTCCTGCTTATGTTTAGATGAAATTAACGGCGTGCAAATTTTTCAGATAATAACATCAACTAGTTGCATGAGTTTGGGGCGGGACTATCTATTTGTTTGACCATTCAAGTGGTGATTTCTATATAACAGCAATCTTTTACATAGAAGGCTTAAAACTATTAATATCTAAAGGTAAAAACcatcaaattaaatgttttaaaaataggagtgaatatttaaaatcaaatgtttaaaataaaagtatagaATATTAAATAAGTGCAGAATATTAAGAGATAaaaatacaatgtttaataaaaattaaaaacaaaaaaagtttaaaatacaaGTGTAGAACATCtttaaaatacttaaagtataaaatgtttaaaataagtgttttcaaaatttatttaaaataaataaatattaaatatttaaaataaatgttttttatttaaaaaatatttataaagagtgaaacaaaatattaaaattttatgggatatctttaaaatgtttaaaatagaaataaaaaaattcagatttcCTGTAACCACAAAgagtaaaagaaaaagaataagtCTTCATCTTACCTGTGAGAATGCAATTCCAAACGTTACTCCAGCAATAATGCCCATGTTAGTCTCAATGAAAGTCGTCACCAGCTCATAGCAGCCCTGAACACAACAGAAGCATTATAAatacatgaaaaacacaatcagtgtgtgtgtgtgtgtgatcgattgtgttcgtgtgtgtgtgtgtgtgtgttacctgcTGATGGACTTTGGTGACCGCTATGGTGGCGTTTCGCAGGTCTGAGGCGTTGCAGTCAGAGATGTTAGCACAGCAGCTCGGAGGAATTCCATTCACAGGGAAATAAACGCTGGAGAACCAGCTGGTGTAGTTCAGAACTCCACAACAACGCAACTGAACACAGTGAGAGAGAATATCGTACAGATCAGCGCTCATGACAGGTAATGCTaaatctctatctatctatctatctatctatccgcaACCCCCTAAAAACTACCTGGAACACATTATCAACACCCTAGAAAACCCAAGCACCCAGAATATCTTAGCAACCCccatagcaaccacacagaatgCCCTTACTTACTACTACCTAACAACCAGAAAATatcttagcaacaccctaaccACCCggaataccttagcaaccacacagaatgCCCTTGCAACTACCTAACAACCATGAAATTTCTTAGCAATCCCCCACCACCcagaataccttagcaaccccatagcaaccacacagaatgCCCTTACTTACTACTACCTAACAACTAGAAACTatcttagcaacaccctaaccACCCGGAATACCTTAGCAACCCCCATAGCAACCACAAAGAATGCCCTTGCAACTACCATAACATTTCTTAGCAACCCccaaccacccagaataccttagcaaccacatagaatGTCCTTGCAACTACTTAACAACCAGCAAATATCAAAGCAACACCCTAACCACCAAGAATACCGTTGCAACCACACAGAATGCCCTTACTTACTACTACCTAACAATCAGCAAATgtcttagcaacaccctaaccacccagaataccttagcaaccTCCATAGCAACCACAAAGAATGCCCTTGCAACTACTTAACCAGAAAATatcttagcaacaccctaaccACACAGAATCTCGGCAACCCCCATAGCAACCACAAAGAATGCCCTTGCAACTACCTAACAACCAGAAAATTTCTTAGCAACCTccaaccacccagaataccttagcaaccacacagaatgCCCTTGCAACTACTTAACAACCAGAAAATATCTTAGCAACACGCTAACCACAAAGAATATCTTGGCAACCACAGAGAATGCCCTTGCAACTGCCTAACAATCAGAAACTatcttagcaacaccctagccaCCAggaataccttagcaaccacaaaGAATGCCCTTGCAACTACCTAAAAACCAGAAAATTTGTTAGCAACACCCTAACCACCAggaataccttagcaaccacacagaatgCCCTTGCAACTGCCTAACAATCAGAAAATATCTTAGCAACATCCTAACCACCAGGAATACCTTAGCAACCccatagcaaccacacagaatgCCCTTACTACTACCTAACAACCAGAAAATAGTGATTACTTGTAACACCTTAGCAAGGACTAGCAATCAATCTAACTGACATGCAAACTATAAACTTAAAGCTTTTagaactactttaaacttccaGTCAAGGCTGGTAACTTTGTATTTGACTAGATTTTCTAAATTTTAATGCGGATGATTATACATTTTTCCTTACACTAGATAAACAGCATTAAACAGATGAACTGATGTTAACCAGTGTTTGAACGTACACTCCTCTGGACGTTGTCCACCGCGATGCTCCTCTCGTCCTGGGCGTTGTAGTTCTGAATGGCCTCGTTGTACGTCCTCATAAAGGTGCCCTTGATCtgagtaaacacacacacacacacacacacactctctgtcaGATGTCACCAGAACAAGCCTTCCTAGTGCGAGACAGATGGAGATCTCTGAGACGCATTAAGGGTCACCGCCAGAGAATATGCGTATGCACGTCTCACCTCATGACGGAAAACAAAGCCTGAGATGCCAGCGACCAGCTCGGCCAGGAACACCAGAGACAGGAACATGGCGTACTAGAGATGGACAGTGCGAGAGAGACACGTTATCTGTTTGTTTTGTGCCGTCATTTGATGTAAAATGTGCTCCCTGAGGCTAAACTCACCAGTTTCAGCATCCATGGACTCCCGCGGCACGTGGCGAAGCATCCAAACAGTCCAAACACGATGATGGTGGTGCCGGTCCCGATGAGCACGTAGGGAGCATTGGTGGAGTTCTCAGCGATCAGAGAGATGTACGGACCCAGAATGAATTTCCCCCATAATCCCACTGCCAGCAGGATCGCCCCCGTGATCTACAGAGAAAGACCAACATTAGaacttttaatgtaaaaaacCCATCTAGTAACTACTTTTACTCTTTTGCTACCATCTAGTGGACAATACATTTACTAATtacttattatcagtgttgttaactaaaactattaaaaatacttttctgTAATTGAAATAAGatgaaataaagtataaatattagACAAAAACACTTATTAACTGAAACAagatgaagtactaaaattactaaaatttaaaattaaataaatttataacaaaatataaaaatagtagttttttaaataatagaaatgaCACAAGCACATAAAATCACTAAAacgtaaattaaaaaatgcataaaaagtataatataaaaaagaaatgctaattcaaaactttaataaatactgtaatagtatata
The sequence above is a segment of the Onychostoma macrolepis isolate SWU-2019 chromosome 22, ASM1243209v1, whole genome shotgun sequence genome. Coding sequences within it:
- the tspan7b gene encoding tetraspanin-7b, coding for MASRRMETKPVITCLKTLLIVYSFVFWITGAILLAVGLWGKFILGPYISLIAENSTNAPYVLIGTGTTIIVFGLFGCFATCRGSPWMLKLYAMFLSLVFLAELVAGISGFVFRHEIKGTFMRTYNEAIQNYNAQDERSIAVDNVQRSLRCCGVLNYTSWFSSVYFPVNGIPPSCCANISDCNASDLRNATIAVTKVHQQGCYELVTTFIETNMGIIAGVTFGIAFSQLIGMLLACCLSRFITANQYEMV